A genomic segment from Pseudomonas sessilinigenes encodes:
- the gspF gene encoding type II secretion system inner membrane protein GspF, giving the protein MNRYRYEAADSHGKIESGHLEADSQGAAFATLRSRGLTALDVRLDGNQGAGGAGGLFSPRLSDNDLAWATRQLASLLGASLPLEAALSATVEQAERKHIAQTLSAVRADVRSGMRLAEALAARPRDFPEIYRALIAAGEESGDLAQVMERLADYIEERNGLRGKILTAFIYPGVVGLVSIGIVIFLLSYVVPQVVSAFSQARQDLPGLTLAMLNASDFIRAWGGLCFAALVAGFWGWRIYLRNPQARLNWHSRILRLPLVGRFVLGLNTARFASTLAILGGAGVPLLRALEAARQTLSNDRLSHSVNEATAKVREGANLAAALRVEKVFPPLLIHLIASGEKTGALPPMLERAAQSLSSDLERRAMGMTALLEPLMIVVMGGVVLVIVMAVLLPIIEINQLVS; this is encoded by the coding sequence ATGAATCGTTATCGCTACGAAGCCGCCGACAGCCACGGCAAGATCGAATCCGGGCACCTGGAGGCCGATAGCCAGGGTGCGGCCTTCGCCACGTTGCGCAGCCGGGGCCTGACGGCCCTGGACGTACGGCTGGATGGCAACCAGGGCGCAGGCGGGGCAGGGGGGCTGTTCAGCCCCAGGCTCTCGGACAACGACCTGGCCTGGGCGACCCGCCAATTGGCCAGCCTGCTGGGCGCCAGCCTGCCGCTGGAGGCGGCGCTCAGCGCCACGGTGGAGCAGGCCGAGCGCAAGCATATCGCCCAGACCCTGAGCGCGGTGCGCGCCGATGTGCGCAGCGGCATGCGCCTGGCCGAGGCGCTGGCGGCCAGGCCGCGGGATTTTCCGGAGATCTACCGAGCGCTGATCGCCGCTGGCGAGGAATCCGGCGACCTGGCCCAGGTCATGGAGCGGCTGGCGGACTACATCGAGGAGCGTAACGGCCTGCGGGGCAAGATCCTCACGGCCTTCATCTATCCCGGGGTGGTGGGCCTGGTGTCCATCGGCATCGTGATCTTCCTCCTGAGCTATGTCGTGCCCCAGGTGGTCAGCGCCTTTTCCCAGGCGCGCCAGGACCTGCCAGGGCTGACCCTGGCGATGCTCAACGCCAGTGACTTCATCCGCGCCTGGGGCGGCTTGTGTTTCGCGGCCCTGGTGGCCGGGTTCTGGGGCTGGCGGATCTACCTGCGCAACCCCCAGGCACGCTTGAACTGGCATAGCCGGATCCTGCGCCTGCCACTGGTCGGGCGCTTTGTCCTGGGCCTGAACACCGCGCGCTTCGCCTCGACCCTGGCCATCCTCGGCGGGGCCGGGGTGCCATTGTTGCGGGCCCTGGAGGCCGCGCGCCAGACCCTGTCCAACGACCGCCTGAGCCACAGCGTCAACGAGGCCACGGCCAAGGTCCGCGAAGGCGCCAACCTGGCGGCCGCGCTGCGGGTGGAGAAAGTCTTTCCGCCGCTGTTGATCCACCTGATCGCCAGCGGTGAGAAGACCGGCGCCTTGCCACCGATGCTCGAGCGGGCGGCGCAGTCCCTGTCCAGCGATCTGGAGCGCCGGGCCATGGGCATGACCGCGCTGCTGGAGCCGCTGATGATCGTGGTCATGGGCGGCGTGGTGCTGGTGATCGTCATGGCGGTGCTGCTGCCGATCATCGAGATCAACCAGCTGGTGAGCTGA
- the gspE gene encoding type II secretion system ATPase GspE produces the protein MTSQLPYAWAKSHRILLRHDEEGAVLLVCASTPGWSISEARRQFGPARLERVRDDELDGLLATAYADTGSAAAVVGAAENEVDLDRLMQDMPEVTDLLDTQDGAPVIRMINALLTQAARDEASDIHIEPYETHSVVRYRVDGTLRDVVSPRKALHGALVSRIKIMAQLDIAEKRLPQDGRIALRVAGRPIDIRVSTVPTGHGERVVMRLLDKQAGRLQLETLGMDPALLARLDGLIRQPHGIVLVTGPTGSGKTTSLYAALARLDASTSNILTVEDPVEYDLPGISQIQVNAKIDMTFALALRAILRQDPDIIMIGEIRDLETAQIAVQASLTGHLVLATLHTNDAVSAVNRLIDMGVEPFLLASSMLGVLAQRLVRRLCNQCKAPDPANPGTWHPVGCPACNHIGYSGRTGIHELFCIDDDIRSLIHQGADEQALRASARRAGMFSMREDGERWVRSGTTAPEEILRVTRDA, from the coding sequence ATGACTTCCCAGCTCCCCTATGCCTGGGCCAAATCCCATCGCATCCTGCTGCGCCACGACGAGGAGGGCGCGGTGCTGCTGGTGTGCGCCTCGACCCCTGGCTGGTCCATCAGCGAGGCCCGGCGCCAATTCGGTCCGGCGCGCCTGGAGCGGGTCCGCGACGACGAGCTCGACGGCTTGCTGGCCACGGCCTATGCCGACACCGGCAGCGCCGCGGCAGTGGTCGGCGCGGCGGAGAACGAGGTCGACCTGGACCGGCTGATGCAGGATATGCCGGAGGTGACCGACCTGCTGGACACCCAGGATGGCGCGCCGGTGATCCGCATGATCAACGCCTTGCTCACCCAGGCGGCGCGGGACGAGGCCAGCGATATTCATATCGAGCCCTACGAGACCCATTCGGTGGTGCGCTACCGGGTCGACGGCACCCTGCGCGACGTGGTCTCGCCACGCAAGGCGCTGCACGGGGCCCTGGTGTCGCGGATCAAGATCATGGCCCAGCTGGACATCGCCGAGAAACGCTTGCCCCAGGACGGCCGGATCGCCTTGCGGGTCGCCGGGCGGCCCATCGATATCCGCGTGTCCACGGTGCCCACCGGCCATGGCGAGCGGGTGGTGATGCGCTTACTGGACAAGCAGGCCGGGCGCCTGCAACTGGAGACCCTGGGCATGGACCCGGCACTGCTGGCCCGGCTCGACGGCCTGATCCGCCAGCCCCACGGCATCGTCCTGGTCACCGGGCCCACCGGCAGCGGCAAGACCACCAGCCTCTATGCGGCCCTGGCCCGGCTGGACGCCAGCACCAGCAACATCCTCACCGTGGAGGACCCGGTGGAGTACGACCTGCCGGGTATCAGCCAGATCCAGGTCAACGCCAAGATCGACATGACCTTCGCCCTGGCTCTGCGCGCCATCCTGCGCCAGGACCCGGACATCATCATGATCGGCGAGATCCGTGACCTGGAAACCGCACAGATCGCGGTCCAGGCGTCCCTCACCGGGCACCTGGTGCTGGCCACCCTGCACACCAACGACGCGGTGTCGGCGGTCAACCGCCTGATCGACATGGGGGTCGAACCCTTCCTCCTGGCGTCGTCGATGCTCGGGGTATTGGCCCAGCGCCTGGTGCGCCGGCTGTGCAACCAATGCAAGGCGCCCGATCCCGCCAATCCTGGTACCTGGCACCCGGTGGGTTGCCCGGCCTGCAACCATATCGGCTACAGCGGGCGTACCGGCATCCACGAACTGTTCTGCATCGACGATGACATCCGCAGCCTGATCCACCAGGGCGCGGATGAGCAGGCCCTGAGGGCCTCGGCGCGGCGGGCGGGGATGTTCAGCATGCGCGAGGACGGTGAGCGCTGGGTACGCAGCGGCACCACCGCGCCGGAAGAAATCCTTCGTGTGACACGGGACGCCTGA
- the gspD gene encoding type II secretion system secretin GspD → MKWSGSIYVRQCRKAAPFLLLALGACSNTQSTTPPPLLVDSELGQPLADTRRGGDVLADRQRLQAQQAQRPKVVHPVTSNRASGASRSTSVPRNPLGDQPVQLNFVEADIQAVVRALSRSTGQQFLVDPRVKGNLTLVSEGQVPAHQAYDMLLAALRMQGFSVVDVGGVAQVVPEADAKLLGGPIYSADKPAGNGMLTRTFRLQYENAVNLIPVLRPIVSPNNPINAYPGNNTIVVTDYAENLQRVAQIISGIDTPSAIDTDVVAVQNGIAVDIATMVSELLETQGSDQTQKISVIGDPRSNSIIIRAGSPERTELARNLIYKLDNAQSNPSNLHVVYLRNAQAGKLAQALRGLLTGESDSSSNDGARAMLSGMGGGTGASQGSSQAGSTSGASTSSSLGNSSSSSKGYGQGGSTSSGLGSNGQQNDQNTAFSAGGVTIQADATTNTLLISAPDPLYRNLREVIDQLDQRRAQVVIESLIVEVNEDDANEFGVQWQAGNLGGKGGFGGVNLGGSGVVGNPGSKTSIDVLPKGLNIGVVNGTVDIPGIGKVLDLKVLARALKSKGGSNVLSTPNLLTLDNEAASIFVGQTIPFVTGSYVTGGGGNSNNPFQTVQREEVGLKLNVRPQISEGGTVKLDIYQEVSSIDARASVAAGTVTQKRAIDTSILLDDGQIMVLGGLLQDGYSQSNDAVPWLSSIPGLGALFRNEKRSINKTNLMVFLRPYIIRDSGAGRSITLNRYDFMRRAQGQLQPEHSWAMPDMQMPQLPPAAKAIPGAQPVSLQDAPQGIRATIHAVPVQ, encoded by the coding sequence ATGAAGTGGTCAGGTTCCATCTACGTGCGCCAGTGTCGCAAGGCTGCACCTTTCCTGCTGCTGGCGCTGGGGGCTTGCAGCAATACCCAATCCACCACGCCACCGCCCTTGCTGGTGGACAGTGAACTGGGCCAACCCCTGGCCGATACCCGGCGTGGTGGCGATGTCCTGGCTGACCGCCAGCGCTTGCAAGCGCAACAGGCCCAGCGTCCCAAGGTCGTGCATCCGGTCACCAGCAACCGGGCCTCGGGGGCTTCGCGTAGCACCAGCGTGCCGCGCAATCCCCTGGGCGACCAGCCGGTGCAGTTGAACTTCGTCGAGGCCGATATCCAGGCCGTGGTGCGGGCCTTGTCCCGTTCCACCGGCCAACAGTTCCTGGTGGACCCCAGGGTCAAGGGCAACCTGACCCTGGTCAGCGAAGGCCAGGTGCCCGCGCACCAGGCCTATGACATGTTGCTGGCGGCCCTGCGCATGCAAGGCTTCAGCGTGGTCGATGTCGGCGGCGTGGCCCAGGTGGTGCCCGAGGCCGATGCCAAGCTGCTGGGCGGACCGATCTACAGCGCCGACAAGCCGGCGGGCAACGGCATGCTGACCCGCACCTTCCGCCTGCAGTACGAAAACGCGGTGAACCTGATCCCGGTGCTGCGGCCGATCGTTTCGCCCAACAACCCGATCAATGCCTATCCGGGCAACAACACCATCGTGGTCACCGATTACGCCGAGAACCTGCAGCGGGTGGCGCAGATCATCAGTGGCATCGACACCCCGAGCGCCATCGACACCGATGTGGTGGCGGTGCAGAACGGAATCGCCGTGGACATCGCCACCATGGTCTCCGAGTTGCTGGAGACCCAGGGCAGCGACCAGACCCAGAAGATCAGCGTGATCGGCGATCCGCGTTCCAACTCCATCATCATCCGCGCCGGCAGCCCCGAGCGCACCGAGCTTGCGCGCAACCTGATCTACAAGCTGGACAACGCCCAGAGCAACCCCAGCAATCTGCACGTGGTGTACCTGCGCAATGCCCAGGCCGGCAAGCTGGCCCAGGCCCTGCGCGGCCTGCTCACCGGGGAAAGCGACAGCTCCAGCAACGATGGCGCCCGGGCCATGCTCAGCGGCATGGGCGGCGGCACCGGCGCCAGCCAAGGCAGTAGCCAGGCGGGCAGCACCAGCGGCGCCAGCACCAGCTCCAGCCTGGGTAACAGCAGTAGCAGTAGCAAGGGTTATGGCCAGGGCGGCAGCACTAGCAGCGGCCTGGGTAGCAATGGCCAGCAGAACGACCAGAACACCGCCTTCAGCGCCGGTGGCGTGACCATCCAGGCCGACGCCACCACCAACACCCTGTTGATTTCCGCGCCGGACCCGCTGTATCGCAACCTGCGGGAAGTGATCGACCAACTGGACCAGCGCCGGGCCCAGGTGGTGATCGAGAGCCTGATCGTCGAGGTCAATGAAGACGATGCCAACGAATTCGGCGTGCAGTGGCAGGCCGGCAACCTGGGGGGCAAGGGTGGTTTTGGCGGGGTCAACCTCGGCGGCAGCGGCGTGGTGGGCAACCCGGGCAGCAAGACCAGCATCGACGTGTTGCCCAAGGGCCTGAACATCGGCGTGGTCAATGGCACCGTGGACATCCCGGGGATCGGCAAGGTCCTGGACCTCAAGGTCCTGGCCCGGGCGCTCAAGAGCAAGGGCGGCTCCAACGTGCTGTCGACGCCGAACCTTCTGACCCTGGACAACGAGGCCGCGAGCATTTTTGTCGGCCAGACCATCCCCTTCGTCACCGGCAGCTATGTCACCGGCGGCGGTGGCAACAGCAACAATCCGTTCCAGACGGTGCAGCGCGAGGAGGTGGGGCTCAAGCTCAATGTGCGGCCGCAGATTTCCGAGGGCGGCACGGTCAAGCTGGACATCTACCAGGAGGTCAGCAGCATCGATGCCCGGGCTTCGGTGGCGGCCGGCACGGTCACCCAGAAGCGCGCGATCGACACCAGCATCCTGCTCGACGACGGGCAGATCATGGTGCTCGGCGGACTGCTGCAGGATGGCTATAGCCAGAGCAACGATGCCGTGCCGTGGCTGTCGAGCATCCCGGGGTTGGGAGCGCTGTTTCGCAACGAGAAGCGCAGCATCAACAAGACCAACCTGATGGTGTTCCTGCGACCCTACATCATTCGCGACAGTGGGGCGGGGCGCAGCATCACCCTCAATCGCTACGACTTCATGCGCCGGGCCCAGGGCCAGTTGCAGCCCGAGCACAGCTGGGCCATGCCGGACATGCAGATGCCACAATTACCTCCGGCGGCCAAGGCCATTCCCGGCGCGCAACCGGTGTCGTTGCAGGACGCGCCCCAGGGCATCCGGGCGACCATCCACGCGGTGCCAGTGCAATGA
- the gspM gene encoding type II secretion system protein GspM: MSKAMLAPYRARWSRLQAQALGHWNGLALREKRLLAGTAAGLLALLLWLLLIQPPLRKIEYWQAETPKLRSQAEALEVLLHEVAPGAGDSAGGSLEQSLRQTLDQAGLKDRYQLQQPDEAGPESWRLTFEQAPADAVVGWLLGAPRQLSLQVVEARLQRAAEAAADDSAGTLSGTVRMDQAQGAKEAS, translated from the coding sequence ATGAGTAAGGCCATGCTGGCACCGTACCGGGCGCGCTGGTCGCGCCTGCAGGCCCAGGCCCTGGGCCATTGGAATGGCCTGGCCCTGCGGGAGAAACGCTTGCTGGCCGGCACTGCCGCGGGGCTGCTGGCCTTGTTGTTGTGGTTGCTGTTGATCCAGCCGCCGCTGCGCAAGATCGAATACTGGCAGGCCGAGACGCCCAAGCTGCGCTCCCAGGCCGAGGCCCTGGAGGTACTGCTGCATGAAGTCGCGCCAGGCGCTGGCGATAGCGCCGGGGGGAGCCTTGAGCAGTCCTTGCGCCAGACCCTGGACCAGGCCGGCCTGAAGGATCGCTACCAGTTGCAACAACCTGATGAAGCCGGCCCCGAGAGCTGGCGGCTGACCTTTGAGCAGGCCCCGGCAGATGCTGTGGTCGGCTGGCTGCTAGGGGCTCCCCGGCAGCTTTCACTGCAGGTGGTGGAGGCTCGTCTGCAACGCGCAGCCGAGGCCGCCGCCGATGACTCGGCAGGCACACTGTCCGGGACCGTTCGCATGGATCAGGCGCAGGGCGCTAAGGAAGCTTCATGA
- the gspL gene encoding type II secretion system protein GspL, translating to MNRLRIALPPLAELGPSEQPWQPQVDFARLDRASRVVETGRCPLGQLGALGKGARPLPVECFLHPQDSLLTSIELPQLPAARIKAAVTCAAQALILGPLEQMHVAHGPRDSAGQVVLGWLPRERLQALGSELERAGLKLQGLYPAPYALAVPAPAQVNLCLVDGQLVLRHSAGQGSVQPLLPQSRPEGGQEPPAQPQWQEALEQLRSTAGELCWIGHEAPPGIVQHLASEQRWSGPAPAWSLHAGAATGRVAAKGWGRALGCCALAVVVWVAGLNLYAAREAEQGQRLKTQMNLRVRQVFPELPVVLNPLQQARQQLAARQSGNSAEPNQGFANLLLQAASAMPFMVGSVQRLTFAQERLQLELLPDTPMTADDTWQGALAQAGYSVQREANGWSLVPGGQPTGEQESAGRDDDE from the coding sequence ATGAATCGCCTGCGCATCGCCTTGCCGCCCCTGGCGGAACTGGGCCCGAGCGAACAGCCCTGGCAACCCCAGGTGGACTTCGCCCGCCTGGATCGTGCATCGCGGGTGGTGGAAACCGGTCGCTGCCCGCTCGGGCAACTGGGGGCCTTGGGCAAGGGCGCCAGGCCGCTGCCAGTGGAGTGCTTCCTGCATCCGCAAGACAGCCTGCTGACCAGCATCGAACTGCCGCAACTGCCGGCGGCCAGGATCAAGGCCGCGGTGACCTGTGCCGCCCAGGCATTGATCCTGGGGCCCCTCGAACAGATGCATGTGGCCCACGGCCCGCGGGACTCGGCCGGGCAAGTGGTGCTGGGCTGGCTGCCACGGGAGCGCCTGCAGGCCTTGGGCAGTGAGCTGGAGCGGGCCGGGCTCAAGCTCCAGGGGCTGTATCCGGCCCCTTATGCCTTGGCCGTACCGGCTCCGGCGCAGGTGAACCTGTGCCTGGTGGATGGCCAGTTGGTCCTGCGGCACAGCGCCGGGCAGGGCAGTGTGCAGCCCTTGCTGCCGCAGTCCCGGCCGGAGGGTGGCCAGGAGCCGCCAGCGCAGCCGCAGTGGCAGGAAGCCCTGGAGCAGTTGCGCAGTACGGCCGGCGAACTTTGCTGGATCGGCCATGAAGCCCCACCGGGTATCGTCCAGCATCTGGCGAGCGAACAACGCTGGAGCGGCCCGGCCCCGGCCTGGAGCCTGCACGCAGGAGCGGCCACTGGCCGGGTCGCCGCCAAGGGCTGGGGGCGGGCCCTGGGTTGCTGCGCCCTGGCGGTGGTGGTCTGGGTGGCGGGGCTCAACCTGTATGCCGCCCGTGAAGCCGAGCAGGGGCAGCGGCTCAAGACCCAGATGAACCTGCGAGTACGGCAGGTGTTCCCCGAATTGCCGGTGGTCCTCAATCCCCTGCAGCAGGCGCGCCAGCAGCTGGCTGCACGCCAGAGCGGCAACTCGGCCGAGCCGAACCAGGGGTTTGCCAACCTGCTGCTACAGGCCGCAAGCGCCATGCCATTCATGGTCGGCAGTGTGCAGCGCCTGACGTTCGCCCAGGAGCGCCTGCAACTTGAACTGCTGCCCGATACCCCCATGACCGCCGATGACACCTGGCAAGGCGCCTTGGCCCAGGCGGGCTATAGCGTGCAGCGTGAGGCCAACGGTTGGAGCCTGGTCCCAGGCGGGCAGCCGACCGGGGAGCAGGAGAGCGCCGGGAGAGACGATGATGAGTAA
- the gspK gene encoding type II secretion system minor pseudopilin GspK, with the protein MNSRSPSVAKQRGMAIISALLIAAVVAVIAGAMLTRQTSFMRTVEAEQGRVLGTGVLQGGLEYSRLLLWDARQRDVLTRLDQAWAQPIGDQALGGFNGAFQGRLQDQQGKFNLRNLVFQGEVDAVQLQSFELLCQSLGIDTALSRRISQRVIASYPQRLGNPQATSGTRGAFNSGRLTSPGAAEQILPPRQPMLRSVEELQGLQGMSDAMLARLSRYVSVLPGNTWVNGNTAPAEVLAAVVPGLALSRAKALVAERDAGHWFINRGDFVNRLRMPEVAVEQIRVGITSEWFLLQGQARRDQRRVSLQALLHRPEDRMPQVIWSRVGA; encoded by the coding sequence ATGAACAGCCGTTCGCCCAGTGTGGCGAAGCAGCGTGGCATGGCCATCATCAGTGCCTTGCTGATCGCCGCCGTGGTGGCGGTGATCGCGGGCGCCATGCTCACCCGCCAGACCTCCTTCATGCGCACCGTGGAAGCCGAGCAAGGGCGGGTCCTCGGCACCGGGGTGTTGCAGGGTGGCCTGGAGTACAGCCGCCTGTTGCTCTGGGATGCGCGCCAGCGTGACGTCCTGACCCGTCTCGACCAGGCCTGGGCGCAGCCCATCGGCGACCAGGCGCTAGGGGGCTTCAACGGGGCGTTCCAAGGCCGCCTGCAGGACCAGCAAGGCAAGTTCAACTTGCGCAACCTGGTGTTCCAGGGCGAGGTGGATGCCGTGCAACTGCAAAGCTTCGAGCTCTTGTGCCAGTCCCTGGGGATCGATACGGCCCTGAGCCGTCGCATCAGCCAGCGAGTGATCGCGTCCTACCCGCAACGCCTGGGCAATCCACAGGCCACCAGCGGTACTCGTGGTGCTTTCAACAGCGGCCGCCTGACGTCGCCAGGCGCAGCCGAACAGATCCTGCCGCCCCGACAGCCGATGCTGCGCAGCGTGGAGGAATTGCAGGGCCTGCAGGGCATGAGCGATGCCATGCTGGCGCGTCTTTCCCGCTATGTCAGCGTGCTGCCGGGCAATACCTGGGTCAATGGCAATACCGCCCCGGCCGAAGTATTGGCCGCGGTGGTCCCGGGGCTGGCGTTGTCGCGGGCCAAGGCCTTGGTGGCGGAGCGCGATGCCGGGCACTGGTTCATCAACCGTGGCGATTTCGTCAACCGTTTGCGCATGCCGGAAGTGGCGGTGGAGCAGATCCGGGTCGGTATCACCAGTGAATGGTTCCTGCTCCAGGGCCAGGCGCGCCGCGATCAACGCCGGGTGAGCCTGCAAGCTTTGTTGCACCGGCCCGAGGACCGCATGCCCCAGGTGATCTGGTCGCGGGTGGGAGCATGA
- the gspG gene encoding type II secretion system major pseudopilin GspG: protein MATRQGAVTQPAHRRRPRAQRGFTLIEIMVVVVILGILAAMVVPKVLDRPDQARATAAKQDIAGLMQALKLYRLDHGTYPSMNQGLKVLVERPANAKDSNWRSYLERLPNDPWGRPYHYLNPGANGEVDVFSLGADGQPDGEGVNADIGSWQL, encoded by the coding sequence ATGGCGACGCGACAGGGGGCAGTGACCCAGCCGGCCCACCGGCGACGCCCGCGTGCCCAGCGTGGTTTTACCCTGATCGAGATCATGGTGGTGGTGGTGATCCTCGGGATCCTGGCCGCCATGGTGGTGCCCAAGGTCCTGGATCGTCCCGACCAGGCCCGGGCCACGGCGGCCAAGCAGGACATCGCCGGACTGATGCAGGCGCTGAAGCTGTATCGCCTCGACCATGGCACCTATCCCAGCATGAACCAGGGCCTGAAGGTGCTGGTGGAACGCCCGGCCAATGCCAAGGACAGCAACTGGCGCTCATACCTGGAGCGCCTGCCCAACGACCCCTGGGGCCGTCCTTACCACTACCTCAATCCGGGGGCCAACGGTGAGGTCGATGTGTTCTCCCTCGGGGCCGATGGCCAGCCCGATGGCGAAGGCGTGAATGCCGACATCGGCTCCTGGCAGCTGTAA
- the gspI gene encoding type II secretion system minor pseudopilin GspI yields the protein MRAVPKQAGFTLIEVLVALAIIAVAMSAAVRVAGLMTQGNGLLRDKSVALLAAQSRLAELRLEGGLATGMKNLECDQGRLKLRCEQAIVASTTPGLLRVSVQVRDRSREAPPLARLETLISRPTVPRQ from the coding sequence ATGCGAGCTGTGCCCAAACAAGCGGGATTCACCCTGATCGAGGTGCTGGTGGCATTGGCCATCATTGCCGTGGCCATGTCGGCCGCCGTGCGTGTGGCGGGGCTGATGACCCAGGGCAACGGCCTGTTGCGGGACAAATCCGTGGCGCTGCTGGCGGCCCAGAGTCGCCTGGCGGAGTTGCGCCTGGAGGGGGGCTTGGCGACCGGGATGAAAAACCTCGAATGCGACCAGGGCCGGCTCAAGCTGCGTTGCGAGCAGGCCATTGTCGCCAGCACCACGCCTGGGTTGTTGCGGGTCAGTGTGCAGGTGCGCGATCGCAGCCGCGAGGCGCCGCCCCTGGCTCGCCTGGAGACCCTGATCAGCCGGCCAACGGTGCCGCGCCAGTGA
- a CDS encoding type II secretion system protein N, with amino-acid sequence MPFALRFSVPQVLQYAALLVALAGVGTWSSLLLTPAESRTPTAAPQALAARSDSPALQWFANQPVQVDIKVSGVMAGARGAVAILSLNDGPPRSFLAGERLTQGVQLVAVEADGVLIERGGQRSQVKVSKLPDSPSLPRLTR; translated from the coding sequence ATGCCATTCGCCCTGCGTTTCTCTGTTCCCCAGGTATTGCAGTACGCCGCCCTGCTGGTGGCCCTGGCCGGAGTCGGCACCTGGTCGTCGCTGTTGCTGACTCCGGCCGAATCCCGCACGCCCACCGCCGCGCCCCAGGCCCTGGCTGCGCGCTCCGACAGTCCGGCCTTGCAGTGGTTTGCCAACCAGCCGGTGCAAGTGGACATCAAGGTGTCCGGGGTCATGGCCGGAGCCCGTGGCGCGGTGGCCATCCTCAGCCTGAACGATGGGCCGCCGCGCAGCTTCCTGGCTGGCGAGCGGCTGACCCAGGGTGTGCAATTGGTGGCAGTGGAGGCCGACGGGGTGCTGATCGAACGCGGTGGGCAACGTTCGCAAGTCAAGGTCAGCAAGCTGCCGGACTCGCCGAGCCTGCCAAGGTTGACCCGCTAG
- the gspH gene encoding type II secretion system minor pseudopilin GspH: MRVYQQQGFTLIELMVVLVIIGIASAAVGLSIKPDPLQSLRKDAERLAQLLQVAQAEARADGRSITWRANAKGFAFNRYDETGQGIDDFRQDSQLRPRNWDTPSMQVRIEPRPRLVLNAEWINPPLQVVLSDGQHSLQVERTAAGQLRVVERP, translated from the coding sequence ATGCGGGTTTATCAACAACAGGGCTTTACCCTGATCGAGCTGATGGTCGTGCTGGTGATCATCGGCATCGCCAGTGCGGCCGTGGGCTTGAGCATCAAGCCTGATCCGCTGCAATCCCTGCGCAAGGACGCCGAGCGCCTGGCGCAACTGCTGCAAGTGGCCCAGGCCGAGGCCCGTGCCGATGGCCGTAGCATCACCTGGCGGGCCAATGCCAAGGGCTTTGCCTTCAACCGCTACGACGAGACCGGCCAGGGCATCGATGACTTTCGCCAGGACAGCCAGTTGCGACCGCGGAACTGGGACACGCCCTCCATGCAGGTACGCATCGAGCCCAGGCCACGCCTGGTGCTCAATGCCGAATGGATCAACCCGCCGCTGCAGGTGGTGCTTTCCGATGGCCAGCACAGCCTGCAGGTCGAGCGCACGGCAGCGGGCCAATTAAGGGTGGTGGAGCGGCCATGA
- a CDS encoding PulJ/GspJ family protein, whose protein sequence is MNSRQEGFTLIEVMVAIMLMAVVSLIAWRGLDSVTRADGHLKAGTEQTEELLRTLNQLERDVALRASTELREPNLSEGDTAEPEGPPPLSVRSSDSKGFALEIIRSAAAPDIGLQRVRWWLKGDTLYRAVAEPRDRYPLPAPRNGVAVLGRVSDLQVRVWNPDKGWRQLSGNRQDNPVGLEIRLVRQTPQGEERYRQVLGPLE, encoded by the coding sequence ATGAACAGTCGCCAGGAAGGTTTCACCCTGATCGAGGTGATGGTGGCGATCATGCTCATGGCGGTGGTCAGCCTGATTGCCTGGCGTGGCCTGGACAGCGTGACTCGCGCCGACGGCCACCTCAAGGCCGGTACCGAGCAGACCGAGGAACTGCTGCGTACCCTCAACCAACTGGAACGCGATGTAGCCTTGCGAGCCAGCACCGAACTGCGCGAGCCCAACCTCAGCGAGGGCGACACCGCCGAGCCCGAAGGCCCGCCACCCTTGAGCGTGCGCAGCTCCGACAGCAAGGGGTTTGCCCTGGAGATCATCCGCAGCGCCGCCGCACCGGACATTGGCCTGCAACGGGTGCGTTGGTGGCTCAAGGGCGACACCTTGTATCGTGCGGTGGCCGAACCCCGGGATCGCTACCCGTTGCCGGCCCCCCGCAATGGCGTCGCGGTGCTGGGCCGGGTCAGTGACTTGCAGGTTCGCGTCTGGAACCCCGACAAGGGCTGGCGCCAATTGAGCGGCAATCGCCAGGACAACCCTGTGGGCCTGGAGATCCGCCTGGTGCGCCAGACGCCCCAGGGCGAGGAGCGCTACCGCCAGGTGCT